TCAGAATTCAGATTATGCATATTGGCAAATTAATAAGATTGTGAAACCTTAGAGTTATTAGCTACAGAAAATACAAGTATCAAGAAGCAAAGCTCGGTTACAATTTTTTAATAATGGaatagtaaatattttaatttaccGATTTAATAGACTTGTGCAAGTACACGTAAAGCAGTAGAGAGACCCTATAAAGTTTAAGTATCCTCAATTTAGAAAGGAGGGAGGGAGGGAGTGATAATGATATTTTCTCGAGAATCATTTCCTATACTAGAATAACAAAGCAGGAGCCAAGGATGAGTGCAATTATATTTCGGAATATTTCGTGAATTTGACACTTTATTTGGTGCACATGTGAATTATATTTGGTTCTAATTGTATCCCCCAACAACTTGTAAGTTTGATAACCTTTAACCCCTAAGGCACCTAAATTTTAGGCGCGTGAGagtgataaaaaattaaaaaaattatctttCAAGATATTATTTTTTAAGTGTAACTATTGCATAGTcgtaaataataatttatttatttttattaagtaTTTCTTATGCTTTTTAATGTAGCAATGCATATTTACATCTTTAAatttttttagtttcttctaattGTGCATTTTTCGGGCCAAATATGTAAAAAGGACTTAATTGAAACTCCATTATTTTTGCCAAGTAAAAAGTTTAAGCAAAAATAATAGAATTCAAGCTGTgaattttgttttcttatttaGATGCAACAAGTATTTATTTTAActgtttattttctctttttttacgAAGAAATCTATAATTCTTTTTTACTAGAGCTCTAGAGCTCCATTATTTTTAACTACATAAATTTTTTagctaaaataataaaattttaattgtaTATTTTATTACAGTATTTCATCTTTAAAAGCAATGACAATTTGTTTCAAGGCTTATTTCTCCTTTGTCCTCAGGGGCGGCCCGACGTattttggggcctaaagccaaattttaATGAGGGGCCttaatgttttaatttttttattattatttgaagtcaatttttctagcttttttagatgcaaagttactaataattttcttataattaatttctcctaataagtctttctcaattgacaatataGCTAACCCATTTAATCTctcttgagacattgttgatcttaggtaagattttatcaattttaattttgaaaaacttctttCCGGTGAAGCAACGGTAACTGAAAttgttaacattattctataagcaatataggcatttggaaaagaatcaagtctctttatttgattgagtatatcgATTAAACTATTATCTTCTACTTGTACTATTTTCCTTAATACTTTCAACTTagaaaataaatctaaaccatcaatatcggattgattattatgctttaagAAAAATTCAAGATTAAGGCAATGTGTTTTTAAATTTCCATCATTTAGTGATCTTAGTTTTTTACCActaaatagaaaaccaaaaatattttcatatgcttcaatttgttcaaatctattttgaagtgaaaCAATAGCCTTGTCTACAATGTATAAAAAGTAATCAACTCTAAAGGACTCTTCAAGAGACTTTGAGATTTCATTAGCAACATTCTCATCAAAAAAATTCTTCCTAGATATCACACGTTTCTTACGAAATTCGGATTCAATATTCATTTCAAATGCAATTTCTTTGGCATAAATCATAGCAGTTACAAATCCTTCTTCtctatatttattaaaaaaagaaatcaaacctTTTAATTGATCTATGGCAACATCAATATGCATGTCTTTTGACTGCATACTTTTGCTAACTGAattaacaacaaataatatatcataccaaatagtcatacccaataaaaattcaaaattttcgaGTTCATATGTTACTAAGGAATTAGCTTCACTTTTAGTTTTTGGATCATCactaatttctactaatttcaatAAAGCATCTCTTATTTTTGGAGTTTGAAATCTTATTGCTTTAATACTTTCAATACGACTTTCCCAACGAGTTTGTGACAATGATTTAAGAGTTAGACTAGGTACACTATCCTTTAATACTTTCCATCGCTTAGTAGAAGATGAAAATAGTGAATATATACGTTGTACCACTCCAAAAAATGATATAGCTTTTGTACAAGAATTAGCCATATCACAAAGTAACAAATTTAGATTATGACAACCACATGGTGTATAAAATGATCTAGGATTTACATCAAGAAGTCTTTTTTGCACTCCTTGATGTTTTCCCTTCATATTTGACCCATTATCATATCCTTGCCCTCTTAAATTATCAATATCAAGTccaatattttttatttcatctATAATAACTTCAAAAAGACCTTTTTCCGCTTGTATCATCTActtttaaaaattctaaaaaatatttattaatttttattggaGTTGCCGAAATATCCACACTCCGCAGTATAAAAGACATTTGTTCTTCATGACTTGTATCTGGAGTGCAATCAAGTATGATAGAGAAATATTttgtttctataatttttttaataattttattcttaatttcaCTTGTCAATAAGTTTATCAATTCATTTTGTATTCTATACCCAAGGTAATGACTATGAATTTCATCATGCTTAATTCGTCGAATATGTTCTTGCATGACAGGGTTAAATTCTGAAATCATTTCAATTAAACTTAAAACATTTCCATTATTCTCTTGATATATCTTTTCATTTTTTCCTCTAAAtgctaaattatttttttcaagagTTTTGATCACGGCAATAATTCTTGACAATATATTTTTTCAATgctctctatctctattgatttgtTCTTGAACATCTTTATCgattattttatctttttacagtcttatttctaaatcaatccaTGCAGCCATGTTAATAATATGTTCATTTGTTGTTTCATGAGTTTTGAGCTTAGTACTAATATTTCTCCAAACATTACTACCTTCACTAGCTAGTTTACTACTACAAGTTCCGGAACTCAAACTAAACAActtacaacaaaaataaaatactttATCTAAGTCTTTAGAATAAACTAACCATCTTTTATCATGTCTTTCACCATTCACCAATTTTTGAATATAATGTGTAGTAGAAAAATGTCTTAAAAATGTATCATTCGGAAAATTTGTGTCAATTATTCTAATTGGCCCATTTTCTAGCAATAGATCTCTCAACTTTGTATCTATATTAGTCCATTGACTAAGATCATATATATTTATAGGAGTTGAATTATTTATTTCATTCATAAGCATCAATGTATTATTTTGAGGATCTATTTTCGGCTTGTCACTTACTTGTTCTTTTTCTACTTGAATATTATTAATTTTCGAATTATCTAACTCAACTGAATTACTAACTTGGTCATCTAGAGAACAATCTCCCAACTTTTCTGATTCAAGatttttattattcaataaaaatttgTCAAGAGCACCTTTTTGAGATTGTATTAGATTTTgaattcttctttttttcttgagTTTTTCATAACCAGATTCACACTTTCTATTTGACATACTTATCTTCTTATAAtaataaataatctaaaaatgCACTAAATaacaaaatatcaaattttagatgagaaaataataaaagaTAGAATAATAGAACCTGGTTAAAAAACGGATagcttgatatgaaattaaattTTCTGTTCGAGTATGCTTGTTGTAACTTGTAAGACttgaatcatgaaaatagaacaaACAAAAACACTCCACTATTTCTTGAATCAATACACTGAACTCTGAAGATCC
The DNA window shown above is from Nicotiana tomentosiformis chromosome 8, ASM39032v3, whole genome shotgun sequence and carries:
- the LOC138898108 gene encoding uncharacterized protein, with amino-acid sequence MIQAEKGLFEVIIDEIKNIGLDIDNLRGQGYDNGSNMKGKHQGVQKRLLDVNPRSFYTPCGCHNLNLLLCDMANSCTKAISFFGVVQRIYSLFSSSTKRWKVLKDSVPSLTLKSLSQTRWESRIESIKAIRFQTPKIRDALLKLVEISDDPKTKSEANSLVTYELENFEFLLGMTIWYDILFVVNSVSKSMQSKDMHIDVAIDQLKGLISFFNKYREEGFVTAMIYAKEIAFEMNIESEFRKKRVISRKNFFDENVANEISKSLEESFRVDYFLYIVDKAIVSLQNRFEQIEAYENIFGFLFSGKKLRSLNDGNLKTHCLNLEFFLKHNNQSDIDGLDLFSKLKVLRKIVQVEDNSLIDILNQIKRLDSFPNAYIAYRIMLTISVTVASPERSFSKLKLIKSYLRSTMSQERLNGLAILSIEKDLLGEINYKKIISNFASKKARKIDFK